In the genome of Variovorax sp. PAMC26660, the window TCTGCCGTGCGCGCGTGCCGGTGGCCAGCACCAGGCGCTCCCACGGCAGGGTCGCACCCGAGCGCAGCGTGACGGTGCGCGCCTCGCGGTCGATCGCCACGGCCGCGTCGCCCAGGTGCAGCGTGATGCCCGCTTCGCGGTACCAGTCGGTGGCCTTGTGCGGTTGCGTCGTTTCTTCGGCGCTTTTCAGGAATGCCTTGGACAGCGGCGGCCGGTGATACGGCTCGCAAGCCTCTTCGCAGACCAGGTGCACGCGCGCGCCCTGCCCGGCTTCCGCAAGCCCGGCACAGAGCTGGGCGGCGGCGTGGCCGCCACCGATGATGACGATGGAATTCATGATGAAGAACAGTCTTTCGGAGTCGTTGTCTGGTTGTCTGGCTTACTCGCCGCGGTTGCGCATCCAGTCGGCGGTCTGGAAGAACGAGCCGCGCAGGCGCTCGCGCAATGCATCGGGCACCTCGGTCTCGCCCATCGCCTGGTCCATGCAGGCCAGCCACTGGTCGCGCTCCTTGATGCCGATGGTGTGGCCGCCAATGGCCTGCGGCATATGGCGCGCACGCAGCATCGGATGGCCGAAGCGGTCGGTGTAGTGCTGCGGGCCGCCGAGCCAGCCGCACAGGAACCAGAACAGGCGCTGGCGTGCGTTGTCGAGGCTGGTGCCGTGCACGGCGCGCAGTTGCGCGTAGGCCGGCTCCAGGTCCATCAGGTCATAGAAGCGTTCGACCAGCGCCTGCACTTTGGGTTCGCCGCCGATCCACTCGAAGGGGGTTCCGGCGGGCGGTTTTTCTTGAATCTGCATGGGCGGGAGTATCCCTCCGTGGACTCCCTAGACCTGGATCAGGTCCGGAATCCCCACGTCGGGATTCACGTCGGCCTCGTAGTCCACGCCCTCGACGGCAAAGCCGAAGAGCCGCAAGAACTCGGTCTTGTAGCCGGCGAAATCGGTCAGCTCGTACAAGTTCTCGTTGGTCACCTGCGGCCACAGTTCCTGCACACGGGCCTGCACCTGCGGCGCCAGTTCCTTGTAGTCCGCGCGCAGGCGGCCTTCGTCGTCGATGTGCGGAGCATTGCCGTACAGGCTCTCGGCATAGAGGCCGTGCACCTGCTCGATACAGCCTTCGTGCGTGCCCTCTTCCTTCATCACCTTGAACAGCAGCGACAGGTACAGCGGCATCATCGGAATGGCCGAGCTGGCCTGCGTGACCACCGCCTTCAGCACCGACACGCGCGCGTCGCCGCCCTTCTCGGCCAGCGTCTCGCGAAGGCCGAGCACCTTCTGGTCGAGGTCTTTCTTGGCGGCGCCAATGGAGCCGTTCCAGTAGATGTCGTGGGTGATCTGCTCGCCCAGGTAAGTGAAGGCCGTGGTCTTCACGCCGTCGGCCAGCACGCCGGCCGCTTGCAACGCGTCGATCCACATCTGCCAGTCTTCGCCGCCCATCACGGCCACCGTGTTGTCGATCTCTTCCTGCGTGGCGGGCTGCAGCACCGACTCTTTGACGACCTCGTTGTCCGTGTCGAGGCCGCGCAGGTTGACGGCCTTGCCGATGGGCTTGAGCGTGGAGGTGAAGACCTGCCCCGTCTTCGGATGCGTGCGGCGCGGTGCGGCCAGGCTGTAGACCACGAGGTCGACCTGCCCGAGATCCGCGCGGATCGTGTCGATGGTCTGCTGCTTGACCGCATCGGAGAAGCCGTCGCCGTTGATGCTCTTCGCGTAGCGGCCCTCGGCCGTGGCGGCGCGGTGGAACGCCGCGGTGTTGTACCAACCGGGCGATGCGGGCTTGGTCTCGCTGCCGGCACGCTCGAAGAAAACGCCCAGCGTGTCGGCACCACAGCCGAAGGCCGAGGTGATGCGCGCGGCCAGGCCGTAGCCGGTCGATGCGCCGATCACCAGCACCCGCTTGGGTCCGCCCAAGATGGGTGCCTGGGCTTTGACGTAGTCGATCTGTTGCCGGACATTGGCTTCGCAACCCACAGGATGGGTGGTAATGCAGATGAAGCCGCGCACACGCGGTTTGATGATCATGGGAAGCTCGCTGGGTGAGATGCAGAGGGGAACGGCGGGAGCGCGTTTTCGGCGCCGCGAATTTAACCCAGCCCGAAAGCGGGGCCTTCAGCATCCCCAAAGGCAGAATGCCACCGGCGCGGCCATCGGTGCCGCGAACGACATCCACAACCGATCTGTTTTGCGAGGCCAGACATGGGTGACTATTCGGAGCTGTACTTCTCGGGCGTCAAGACCCCTCCAGGGCGCGGGGAGCTTTCGGACACCTCTCCATACCTGCTCTCCAAGTACCACGTGCCTCTGTTCTGGCTTGCCATGTTCGATGGCGAAGACATCGCCGATCGCAGAGAGTCGGAAGAGCCGGACGACGTCTGGCCCTACCTCGCCAAGAAGAGAGCGCAGGCCATCGCCATGCTCGACACGCGACGCCCGCGGCTGATCTCGCATTTCCCAGGCATGGACCCGGTCTGGCTGAACCAGTTCGCCTCGATGCTGGCACGGACGCCCTTCGAGTACGTCCACCTCGACACCAGCCAGATCGGCGGCATGGTGGGCACAGGCCCCGAATGGCGGCAATCGCTCGAGACCATGCTGGGTATCTTTGAAGTCGAACCGCCGCCGCCTGTGAGGCAACGTTCATTCATCGGCAGGCTTTTTCGCACGGCCAACGAGCCACCGCCCCCACCAAGCTGGCGCCTGTTCAACGCCAGCTTCGGCGGCTCCTACACCGGCACCCGGGGTACCCAGCCTTGGCCCTATTGCGGCGGCAGCGGGACAGACGAAGCCATGCCATGGGAGTTGCCGCCATGAGCCGTCGCCCGCTCATAGCCGCACGTACATGTCGATATATGAATTGACCATTTAATGATCTGAAGCTTTATTGATAAGGTGCCGCTCTTGCTTTCCCAGAAGGAGAAGAACATGCGCTTGAACCTCATTGCCGCGGCCGTCGCCGCTTCCACCTTCCTGCTCGGCACCGTCGCCCACGCCGACCAGCTGGCCGACATCAAGAAGAAGGGCGAACTCGTGGTCGGCGTGCTCGGCACCGACGAACCCGCCACCTTCATCGACCCGAAGACGCGCCAGATCGTGGGCTACGAAGTCGACCTGGCTAACGCCATCGCGAAGAAGATCGGCGTGAAGCCGGTGCTCAAGCAGATCGCCGTGGCTGCGCGCATTCCCGAGCTGCAACAGGGCCACGTGGACCTGGTGGCGGCCGGCCTCACGCACAACAAGGAGCGCGAGGCGCAGATCGACTTCTCGCTCACCACCTTCGTGACCGGCCAGAAGGCCATCGTGAAGAAGGACAGCGGCATCACCGATGTACCGCAGCTCGGCGGCAAGAAGGTGCTGACCATCCGTGGCGGCACGCAGGAACCCAACATCCGCAAGGCCGTGCCCACCGCCGACGTGGTGACCTTCGACACGAGCCAGCAGGCCTTCCAGGCGCTGCAGCAGGGCAAGGGCGTGGGCTACGTGGACGACGAAGCCGCGCTGCTGCGCAGCTACGCCAAGCTCGGCCCGCAGAAAGCGCAGTACGTGGTGCTCAAGCAGAACCTGAGCACCGAGTCGCTGGCCATCGGCATCAAGAAGGGCGAGACCGGCCTGAAGGCCGTGGTGGACGACACGCTGCGCGAACTCGAGAAGTCGGGCGAGGCGCAGAAGATCTTCATCAAGTGGTACGGCCCGGACACGGCCTCCGGCTTCCAGACGCGCGACTTCAAGCTCGATACCGACAAGATCGACTGACCTCCCGGTGTTTCTCCTTCCCCCGCTGGGGGAAGGCCGGGATGGGGGCATGCGGCCTTTGAACAGGTCGCAGGCCGTGACGCGTTGATCGCCGTCGTGCCCCCACCCCAACCCTCCCCCAGCGGGGGAGGGAGCCAATACCGCTCGCGACGGTGATACTGTCGCCCCCCATGCCCCTGTTCGACTATTCCTTGCTGCTGACCGGCAAGTACCACGACATGCTTGTCGCGGGCCTGCTGCTTTCGCTGCAACTGCTCGCGGCCGCGCTGGTGCTGGCGCTGCCGATCGCGCTGACAGTGGCGATGCTGCGGCTGTCGCCGTTCGCGGCGTTGCGCTGGCTCGGCTTTGCGTACGTCGAGTCGATCCGCAACATCCCGCTGCTCGCGCACATGCTGTTCTGGTATTTCGGCGCGCCCGAGCTGCTGCCCGAGGGCATCAAGCAGTGGCTCTATGCCGGGCACATCGAAGCCTTCAGCGCGGTGATCGCGCTGGCGCTCTACACGGCCGCCTTCATGGCGGAAGACATCCGCAGCGGCATCCGCGCAATTCCCACAGTGCAGTTCGAGGCCGGACGCGCGATGGGCTTCAGCTACCTGGCCACCATGCGCCGCGTGGTGCTGCCGCAGGCGCTGCGCGTGACCATTCCGCCGCTGATCTCGCAGACGCTGAGCCTGTGGAAGAACACCTCCATCGCCACCGTGATCGGCGTGGCCGAGCTGATGTACCAGGCCGGCCAGGTGGAAAGCGCCACCTTCCGCAGCTTCGAGTCGTTCGCCTTCGCGAGCGCGGCCTACCTCACGGTGTCGCTGGCGATCACCGGGCTGGCCACCTGGTATCAGCACCGGTTCCCGGTAAGAACCATCTGACGGGGCGCACGGCATGCTGGAAATCATCAACGACTACTGGGTCTACTTCCTCATCGGGCAGTACCCGAAGGGGCCGCTCGGCGGGCTGGTGCTCACGCTGGTGCTGGCCTCCTGCGGGCTGGTGCTCGCGCTGCCGCTGGGCATCGCGCTCGGCCTGGCGCGCGTGAGCCCGTGGCGCTGGCTGCGCTGGCCCGTGACGGGCTTCGTGTTCGTGGTGCGCGGCCTGCCGCTGCTGATGGTGATCTTCTGGGCCTACTTCTTCCTGCCCAGCGTGACCGGCATCAAGACCGACCAGTTCACCACCATGCTGATCGCGCTCGTGATCTTCGACGCCGCCTACCTCGCCGAGATCGTGCGCGCCGGCATCCAGGGCCTGCCACGCGGGCAGATGGAAACCGCCCGGGCGCTCGGCCTGAGCTACTTCCGCGCGATGCGCCTCGTGGTGCTGCCGCAGGCGCTGCGCAGCATGCTGCCGTCGCTGGTGAACCAGTTCGTGTCGACCATCAAGGAGACCTCGCTGGGCTACATCATCGGGCTGGCCGAGGTGTCGTTCATCGCGACGCAGATCAACACACAGGTGTTCACCAAGCCGGCGCAGATCTACCTGATCCTGGGCCTGACCTATTTCATCCTGTGCTTCGGCCTGTCGCGCTTCGCCTACTGGTTGGAACGCCGGCTCGCGCGACGCGGCCTCTCTACCGTTGCCTCTACCGCCCCCAAGGTGCCCGCATGATCGAACTCGACAAAGTCAACAAGTGGTACGGCAGCTACCAAGCCCTGGTCGACGTGACCGAGACCATCCACAAGGGCGAAGTGGTGGTCGTGTGCGGGCCTTCGGGCTCGGGCAAGTCGACGCTGATCCGCACCTTCAACCGGCTGGAGCCGATCCAGTCGGGCCGCATCCTGGTCGAGGGCAAGGACATCCATGCGCCCGGCACCGACGTGAATGCCTTCCGCTCGCGCATCGGCTTCGTCTTCCAGCAGTTCAACCTGTTCCCGCACCTCACGGTGCTGCAGAACTGCACCATGGCGCCGATGCAGTTGCGCGGCCTCAGCCGCAAGGAGGCCGAGGAGCGCGCGATGGCGCTGCTGCACCGCGTGGGCCTGTCGAACAAGGCCAACGCGTGGCCGAGCGAGCTGTCGGGCGGTCAGCAGCAGCGCGTGGCCATTGCGCGCGCACTCGCGATGCAGCCGCCGCTGATGCTGTTCGACGAGCCCACCAGCGCGCTCGACCCCGAGATGGTCGGCGAGGTGCTGCTGGTGATGCGCGATCTCACGCGCGACGGCATGACCATGGTGTGCGTCACGCACGAGATGGGCTTTGCGCGCGAAGTGGCCGACCGCGTGCTCTTCATGGACGAAGGCAAGGTGCTGGAGCGCGCCACGCCCGACGATTTCTTCAACCGCCCGCAACACCCGCGCGCGCAGCAGTTCCTTTCGGACATCCGCTCGCCGTTCTCGCGCGGCGCATGAGATGCTTTCCACGACCATGACCACCACTTCTTCCGACCTTCTCTCGCTGCCCGTGATCGACGTTGCACCGCTCGTGGCCGGCACCGCAACACGCGACGGCGTGGCCGCGCAGATCGGTGCGGCCTGCCGCGCACACGGCTTCTTCTATGTCACGGGTCATGGCGTCGACGCGGCGCTGGTGCAGCGGCTCGAAGACCTGAGCCACCGGTTCTTCGAGCTGCCCGAGGAAACCAAGATGCAGTGGCGCATGGCCTTGGGCGGCCGCGCATGGCGCGGCTTCTTCCCGCTCGGCGGCGAGCTGACCTCGGGCCGGCCCGACTGGAAGGAAGGCCTGTACCTCGGCACCGAGCTGCCTGCCTCACATCCGCTGGTGCAGGCGAAGACGCCGGTGCACGGGCCCAATCTCTTCCCCGACGTGCCGGGCTTTCGCGAGACCATCCTCGACTACATGGCGGCCGTCACGCAGCTCGGGCACCGGCTGATGGAAGGCATCGCGTTGAGCCTCGGCCTGCCCGCTTCGTATTTCGCCGAGCGGTACACGGCCGACCCGCTGATCCTGTTCCGCCTTTTCAACTACCCGACGCAAGCAGTGCCCGAAGGCCTCGACGTGCAATGGGGCGTGGGCGAACACACCGACTACGGCCTGCTTACCATTCTTCACCAGGACAACGTAGGCGGCCTCGCCGTGCACACGCCAGGTGGCTGGATCGATGCGCCGCCGGTTCCGGGCTCGTTCATCTGCAATATCGGCGACATGCTCGACCGCATGACCGGCGGGCTCTACAAGTCGACGCCTCACCGCGTGAAGCGCAACACCTCGGGCCGGGACAGACTGTCGTTCCCGTTGTTCTTCGATCCGAACTTCGAGGCGCGCGTGCAGCGCATCGACGGGCTTGCGGGCGCCGAGGCGCTGGACGACAGCGCCGAGCGCTGGGACCGCGCCAACGTGCACGCCTTCAGCGGCCGCTACGGCGACTACCTGCTCGCGAAGGTGTCGAAGGTGTTCCCGCAGTTGCGCGACGAAGTGCTCTGAGGCACGTTGGCAGGCTGGTCGAGGAACTCGTCCTCCCAGCGGCCGATATCCGCGTCGGGGTCATTGATCGGCACGAGCTTGTCGCTGCGGCAGTAGAAGGTCCAGCCCTCGAACAGCACGTCGTAGTAGGTGCCGGGCAGGTAGCGCTCGCTGGGCGCCGCGTAGGGCAGGCAGCGAGACCACTTCGACGATGCGGCCCACTGCACGCTCGGTCATTGGCGACGCGAGGCAGCTGTCGACCACATGGCAGAGCGTGCCGATCCTGATCACACGCGCTGCGCCGGTGGCACCGGAAACCAGCGCGGCACATGCGCCACCGCATCGTGCAGCGAATCGAGCACATGGAACGCGCGCTCGACGATCGAGGCCGGCGGATGCTTCAGGTCCGGGACGACCACGACCCGCATGCCTGCCGCCAGCGCAGCCTTGGCGCCGTTCTCGCTGTCCTCGAAGGCGATGCACTGCGCCGGGTCCACGTCCAGCCGCTCGGCGGCGAGCCGGTAGAGCGCCGGGTCGGGCTTGGCGCGCACCACCTCGTCACCGCCCGCGAAGGCCGAGAAGTGATGCAGCAGGCCAAGGCTGCCGAGGCAGGCCTGGATCTGGCCGCTGGTGGACGACGACGCCACGGCGCAGCGCGTGCCGCGCTCGCGCAAGGCGGTCAGGAACTCGTTCGCGCCGGGTTTGATGGGAAAGAGCGGCGTGCCGTCCACGCGCTCCAGTTGCAGGCGATGGCGGACATGCGCCACAGCATGGCGGTACGCCTCCGCCCCGCCCAGCAGCGAGGCCAGGATCAGTTCGGACTCCACGGTAGCCAGCCCGACCACCTGCAGGTACTGGCTGTGCGAAAGCTCGATGTCGAGCGTACGGGCCGCCTCGATCCAGGCGGCCATGATGGGCCGCTCCGAATCGATGAGCAGCCCGTCCATATCGAAGATGGCGGCGGCAAACATCGGCGAATCCTAAGCCAGTGAGCCGGCCGTTGCGCCGGAAATGGAAAAGGGGCCCACAGGCCCCTTTGGAAAGAACGGCGACAACGCCGCTCAGTCAGTCAGTCGCGCACCAGCGCCCGGTTCAGGCCCAGTGCCGCCAGCGTGGCAACGGCGCCCGACAGCAGGTAGATGCTGACGTAGGCCAGCCCGAAGTGGGCCGACAGGCCCAGCGCGACCAGCGGCGCGAACGCGGCACCGATCAGCCAGGCCACGTCGGCCGTCAGGGCTGCACCGACGTAGCGGTACTTGGGCGCGAAGTTCGAGGTCACGGCGCCGGCCGCCTGACCGTACGACAGGCCCAGGATCACGAAGCCCACCAGAATGAAGATGTCCTGGCCCACGCGGCCACCATCGAGCAGCGTCGGCGCAAAGCCACTGAACGCCGCGATCACGGCGGCCAGGCCACCCAGCGTGAAGCGACGGCCGATGCGGTCGGCCAGCAGGCCCGAGGCCACGATGCCGGCGGCACCGAGCACAGCGCCGATCATCTGCACCACGAGGAATTCGGTGACCGACTGGTCCGAGTACAGCGTGATCCACGAGAGCGGGAACACGGTGATCAGATGGAACAGCGCGTAGCTGGCCAGCGCGGCGAACGCGCCGATCAGGATGTTGCCGCCCTGCGAGCTGACCAGCTCGGTCACGCTGGTGGGTTCCAGTTCGCGCTCTTCGAGCAGGCGCGCATAGTCGTCGGTGGCCACGAGGCGCAGGCGGGCGAACAGTGCCACCACGTTGATTGCGAAGGCCACGTAGAAGCTGTAGCGCCAGCCCCAGTCGAGGAAGTCCTCGCTCGGCAGGCTGGAGTACAGGTAGGCAAACAGCGCACTGGCAATGAAGAAGCCGATGGGCGCACCCAGTTGGCCCAGCATGGCGTACCAGCCGCGGCGGTTGGCCGGTGCATTCAGCGCCAGCAGCGACGGCAGGCCGTCCCACGAGCCGCCCAGCGCCAGGCCCTGGGCAAAACGGAAGACCGACAGCAACACGATGGCCGTGAAGCCAAGGCTCGCGTAGCCCGGCAGGAAGGCGATGCCGGCGGTGGAGGTGCCGAGCACGAAAAGCGCCAGCGTCAGCTTGGCCTCTCGCCCGAATCGTCGCTGGATCACCATCGAGATGACAGTCCCGAAGGGACGGGCGATGAAGGCGAAGGAGAAGATCAGGAACGAATAAAGAACGCCTTCGAGCTTTTGCTCGAACGGGAAGAAGACTGCCGGGAACACCAGCACCGAGGCGATGCCGTAGACGAAGAAGTCGAAATATTCGGAGGCGCGGCCGATGATCACGCCGACCGCGATTTCGCCGGGGGCGATGTGCGAATGGTCGGCGTCACCCTGCCGGGGCCCGCGTTCGGGCGAGTGCGGCACAGGCTCCGCGCCTTGTGGACTGATGCTGGACGTCGTCATGGCTTGCTGTAATTCGGGTGTCACTTCACAACGCGACACATAAGATTCTGGACAACCTGTAGCGTCGCACCGAAACCTGTTTACCGCCATAGGACAAAACGTCCAATAGGCGAAACCCGTCTTCGGGCGTAGATTGTGGGGTCTTTTCGCGCCGTCCTCGCACCTCTTTTCTCGGCATGCACATCCTCAAGAACCTTCGCCGATCACTCCTTTTGCTCCCCGCCATCCTCCTGGCGGGCTGTAACACGGTGTTGATGAACCCTTCCGGCGACATCGCCAATCAGCAAGGACGACTGATCGTCGTCTCGACCGTGCTGATGCTGATCATCATCATCCCGGTGATCGCGCTGACGATCTTCTTCGCCTGGCGCTATCGCCAGTCGAACAAGGAAGCCACGTACAGCCCCGACTGGGACCATTCGACCCAGCTCGAACTGGCAATCTGGGCGGCACCGCTGCTC includes:
- a CDS encoding amino acid ABC transporter permease, with product MPLFDYSLLLTGKYHDMLVAGLLLSLQLLAAALVLALPIALTVAMLRLSPFAALRWLGFAYVESIRNIPLLAHMLFWYFGAPELLPEGIKQWLYAGHIEAFSAVIALALYTAAFMAEDIRSGIRAIPTVQFEAGRAMGFSYLATMRRVVLPQALRVTIPPLISQTLSLWKNTSIATVIGVAELMYQAGQVESATFRSFESFAFASAAYLTVSLAITGLATWYQHRFPVRTI
- a CDS encoding ABC transporter substrate-binding protein translates to MRLNLIAAAVAASTFLLGTVAHADQLADIKKKGELVVGVLGTDEPATFIDPKTRQIVGYEVDLANAIAKKIGVKPVLKQIAVAARIPELQQGHVDLVAAGLTHNKEREAQIDFSLTTFVTGQKAIVKKDSGITDVPQLGGKKVLTIRGGTQEPNIRKAVPTADVVTFDTSQQAFQALQQGKGVGYVDDEAALLRSYAKLGPQKAQYVVLKQNLSTESLAIGIKKGETGLKAVVDDTLRELEKSGEAQKIFIKWYGPDTASGFQTRDFKLDTDKID
- the fabV gene encoding enoyl-ACP reductase FabV, with product MIIKPRVRGFICITTHPVGCEANVRQQIDYVKAQAPILGGPKRVLVIGASTGYGLAARITSAFGCGADTLGVFFERAGSETKPASPGWYNTAAFHRAATAEGRYAKSINGDGFSDAVKQQTIDTIRADLGQVDLVVYSLAAPRRTHPKTGQVFTSTLKPIGKAVNLRGLDTDNEVVKESVLQPATQEEIDNTVAVMGGEDWQMWIDALQAAGVLADGVKTTAFTYLGEQITHDIYWNGSIGAAKKDLDQKVLGLRETLAEKGGDARVSVLKAVVTQASSAIPMMPLYLSLLFKVMKEEGTHEGCIEQVHGLYAESLYGNAPHIDDEGRLRADYKELAPQVQARVQELWPQVTNENLYELTDFAGYKTEFLRLFGFAVEGVDYEADVNPDVGIPDLIQV
- a CDS encoding group II truncated hemoglobin, whose product is MQIQEKPPAGTPFEWIGGEPKVQALVERFYDLMDLEPAYAQLRAVHGTSLDNARQRLFWFLCGWLGGPQHYTDRFGHPMLRARHMPQAIGGHTIGIKERDQWLACMDQAMGETEVPDALRERLRGSFFQTADWMRNRGE
- a CDS encoding amino acid ABC transporter permease produces the protein MLEIINDYWVYFLIGQYPKGPLGGLVLTLVLASCGLVLALPLGIALGLARVSPWRWLRWPVTGFVFVVRGLPLLMVIFWAYFFLPSVTGIKTDQFTTMLIALVIFDAAYLAEIVRAGIQGLPRGQMETARALGLSYFRAMRLVVLPQALRSMLPSLVNQFVSTIKETSLGYIIGLAEVSFIATQINTQVFTKPAQIYLILGLTYFILCFGLSRFAYWLERRLARRGLSTVASTAPKVPA
- a CDS encoding HAD family hydrolase, producing MFAAAIFDMDGLLIDSERPIMAAWIEAARTLDIELSHSQYLQVVGLATVESELILASLLGGAEAYRHAVAHVRHRLQLERVDGTPLFPIKPGANEFLTALRERGTRCAVASSSTSGQIQACLGSLGLLHHFSAFAGGDEVVRAKPDPALYRLAAERLDVDPAQCIAFEDSENGAKAALAAGMRVVVVPDLKHPPASIVERAFHVLDSLHDAVAHVPRWFPVPPAQRV
- a CDS encoding MFS transporter; protein product: MTTSSISPQGAEPVPHSPERGPRQGDADHSHIAPGEIAVGVIIGRASEYFDFFVYGIASVLVFPAVFFPFEQKLEGVLYSFLIFSFAFIARPFGTVISMVIQRRFGREAKLTLALFVLGTSTAGIAFLPGYASLGFTAIVLLSVFRFAQGLALGGSWDGLPSLLALNAPANRRGWYAMLGQLGAPIGFFIASALFAYLYSSLPSEDFLDWGWRYSFYVAFAINVVALFARLRLVATDDYARLLEERELEPTSVTELVSSQGGNILIGAFAALASYALFHLITVFPLSWITLYSDQSVTEFLVVQMIGAVLGAAGIVASGLLADRIGRRFTLGGLAAVIAAFSGFAPTLLDGGRVGQDIFILVGFVILGLSYGQAAGAVTSNFAPKYRYVGAALTADVAWLIGAAFAPLVALGLSAHFGLAYVSIYLLSGAVATLAALGLNRALVRD
- a CDS encoding isopenicillin N synthase family dioxygenase; protein product: MTTTSSDLLSLPVIDVAPLVAGTATRDGVAAQIGAACRAHGFFYVTGHGVDAALVQRLEDLSHRFFELPEETKMQWRMALGGRAWRGFFPLGGELTSGRPDWKEGLYLGTELPASHPLVQAKTPVHGPNLFPDVPGFRETILDYMAAVTQLGHRLMEGIALSLGLPASYFAERYTADPLILFRLFNYPTQAVPEGLDVQWGVGEHTDYGLLTILHQDNVGGLAVHTPGGWIDAPPVPGSFICNIGDMLDRMTGGLYKSTPHRVKRNTSGRDRLSFPLFFDPNFEARVQRIDGLAGAEALDDSAERWDRANVHAFSGRYGDYLLAKVSKVFPQLRDEVL
- a CDS encoding amino acid ABC transporter ATP-binding protein; its protein translation is MIELDKVNKWYGSYQALVDVTETIHKGEVVVVCGPSGSGKSTLIRTFNRLEPIQSGRILVEGKDIHAPGTDVNAFRSRIGFVFQQFNLFPHLTVLQNCTMAPMQLRGLSRKEAEERAMALLHRVGLSNKANAWPSELSGGQQQRVAIARALAMQPPLMLFDEPTSALDPEMVGEVLLVMRDLTRDGMTMVCVTHEMGFAREVADRVLFMDEGKVLERATPDDFFNRPQHPRAQQFLSDIRSPFSRGA